Proteins encoded in a region of the Elaeis guineensis isolate ETL-2024a chromosome 7, EG11, whole genome shotgun sequence genome:
- the LOC105049120 gene encoding protein LATERAL ROOT PRIMORDIUM 1 — protein MGMVGLRDVLVVAPAGSFHPQYHEPLPSSAEHPIIPLLTAAPCLVDEAHDGRPKPAGGIHLWQAQPPPPPQNPSPNPTLSYLKKPVPTLDAAGILAGAGGGGGASTCQDCGNQAKKDCSHRRCRTCCKSRGFECSTHVKSTWVPAARRRERQLAASTAAVGAAGSSASTSAPKKPRLISSQTTTTASHTSNSNTPPRSLDTSSSHQDASFRENLPGHVRAPAVFKCVRVTSIDDGEDEYAYQAMVKIGGHVFKGFLYDQGVDDGRGEASISNDAIPNISELHLGGAGAAACGGRNGSSSSAIIPSDEYGDGTPGGGGFLGGTTNYGHPIN, from the exons ATGGGAATGGTCGGCCTTCGCGATGTCCTCGTCGTCGCCCCCGCCGGATCGTTCCATCCCCAGTACCACGAGCCCTTGCCCTCCTCCGCCGAACACCCCATCATCCCCCTCCTAACCGCCGCCCCCTGCCTCGTAGACGAGGCCCACGATGGCCGCCCCAAGCCCGCCGGCGGGATCCACCTCTGGCAGGCACAGCCCCCTCCGCCCCCCCAGAACCCCAGCCCTAACCCTACCCTCTCCTACCTCAAGAAGCCCGTCCCCACTCTCGACGCCGCCGGCATTCTCGCCGGCGCCGGCGGTGGAGGGGGGGCCTCGACGTGCCAGGACTGCGGCAACCAGGCCAAGAAGGATTGCAGCCACCGCCGGTGTCGCACCTGCTGCAAGTCCCGCGGATTCGAGTGCTCCACCCACGTCAAGAGCACCTGGGTCCCCGCCGCCCGCCGCCGCGAACGCCAGCTTGCTGCCTCCACCGCCGCAGTAGGCGCCGCCGGCTCCTCCGCCTCCACCTCCGCTCCCAAAAAACCCCGCCTCATCTCCTCCCAGACGACCACCACCGCCTCCCACACCTCCAACTCCAACACCCCTCCTCGCAGTCTCGACACCAGCTCTAGCCACCAAG ATGCGAGCTTTCGCGAAAACTTGCCCGGGCACGTTAGAGCGCCGGCCGTGTTCAAATGCGTCCGCGTGACGTCCATCGACGACGGCGAGGACGAGTACGCCTACCAAGCCATGGTCAAGATCGGCGGACACGTCTTCAAGGGCTTCCTCTACGACCAAGGCGTCGACGACGGGCGGGGCGAGGCGAGCATCAGCAATGATGCCATCCCGAACATCTCGGAGCTCCATCTCGGAGGCGCCGGCGCTGCCGCTTGTGGTGGTAGAAATGGTTCCTCCTCCTCCGCCATCATCCCGTCCGACGAGTACGGCGACGGTACGCCTGGTGGCGGTGGATTCCTTGGAGGTACTACAAACTATGGTCACCCAATAAATTGA